A window of the Mesoplasma florum L1 genome harbors these coding sequences:
- the greA gene encoding transcription elongation factor GreA has product MAKEIILTQEGIEELKHELKHLLEVVRPQVIEELVEARNQGDLSENADYDAARNRQAEVEARIKELETMISKAKLIEDSSTTDGAIKIGSKVKFIMLNTKQTREVKIVGAVEADPFKGLISNESPIAKAILGKKVGESVEVKDINAPYSIEIKEVN; this is encoded by the coding sequence ATGGCAAAAGAAATAATCTTAACTCAAGAAGGTATTGAGGAATTAAAACACGAATTAAAACACTTATTAGAAGTTGTTCGTCCACAAGTAATTGAAGAATTAGTAGAAGCACGTAATCAAGGAGATTTAAGTGAAAATGCTGATTATGATGCAGCTCGTAATCGTCAAGCTGAAGTTGAAGCAAGAATAAAAGAACTTGAAACAATGATAAGCAAAGCAAAATTAATTGAAGATTCTTCTACAACTGATGGAGCAATTAAAATTGGTTCAAAAGTTAAATTCATCATGTTAAATACTAAACAAACAAGAGAAGTTAAAATTGTAGGAGCTGTTGAAGCTGATCCATTTAAAGGTTTAATTTCAAATGAATCACCAATAGCTAAAGCAATTTTAGGAAAAAAAGTTGGGGAATCAGTTGAAGTTAAAGATATCAATGCGCCTTACTCAATTGAAATCAAAGAAGTTAATTAA
- the uvrC gene encoding excinuclease ABC subunit UvrC — MELKNKVSNLPSKPGCYLYLNKDKHVIYVGKAKNLKKRVSSYFDRAQNLKTTRLVREIADLEYFVVSNEKESLLLEENLIKKYRPKYNVLLNDDKAYPYIIITNEKDPTYKYVRKLDKKAFRSFGPLPIGSNARETLITLQRLFPLRRCKGNLGKPCLHYFIGQCSGACFKEVNKEYYQEQIKRVDNFFKGNINEVKTLLTNQMHKAAENLQFEEAQRIKEQIISLDFTTTKQNVEFKSQTDVDVISYFIEDEKIAIVTLFYRSGKLLFKDEHIQLYFEQDITDLIDSFMSQIYDKNILPDKIIVDNEVELFDLNEKYKSISTHPIKEDEKIIYKLATENAQEAIRKSKISTTINIGNENELLLELQEKANLQKEPYRLEMFDISNIGNEFIVGSCVVYINGKPARNEFRKYNIESKFTSDYDRLKEMLYRRFQKALIEKRMLPDLIIMDGGIIQIHAAKEIINALGLSEIQVIGLVKDEHHNTSFLIDTNEEQVIIKDKPKLFNWLSSIQVRVDEYAKSGFRKKQNNSFLKSDLEQIEGLGKKRIQDLFKKFNTINEIESADQEELFKILKNKKALDNLNIYLKNRK, encoded by the coding sequence ATGGAATTAAAAAATAAAGTTAGTAATTTACCAAGTAAACCTGGTTGTTATTTATATTTAAATAAAGACAAACACGTAATTTACGTAGGGAAAGCAAAGAATCTTAAAAAGAGAGTTTCATCTTATTTTGATAGAGCACAAAATTTAAAAACTACTAGGCTAGTTCGTGAAATTGCTGATCTTGAATATTTTGTTGTATCAAATGAAAAAGAATCGTTACTATTAGAAGAAAACTTAATTAAAAAATATAGACCAAAATACAATGTTTTATTGAATGATGACAAAGCTTATCCTTATATTATTATCACAAATGAAAAAGACCCAACTTATAAATATGTTAGAAAACTAGATAAAAAGGCATTCAGAAGTTTTGGCCCATTACCAATTGGTTCTAATGCAAGAGAAACATTAATAACACTACAAAGACTCTTTCCTTTAAGAAGATGCAAAGGAAATTTGGGAAAACCTTGTCTACATTATTTTATTGGTCAGTGTAGTGGTGCTTGTTTTAAAGAAGTTAACAAGGAATATTATCAAGAACAAATTAAGAGAGTTGACAATTTCTTTAAGGGTAATATAAATGAAGTTAAAACATTATTAACAAATCAAATGCATAAAGCTGCAGAAAATTTACAATTTGAAGAAGCTCAGAGAATAAAAGAACAAATCATAAGTCTTGATTTTACTACAACAAAACAAAACGTTGAATTTAAAAGTCAAACTGATGTTGATGTGATAAGTTATTTTATTGAAGATGAAAAAATTGCTATTGTTACTTTATTCTATAGATCTGGTAAATTACTTTTTAAAGATGAACATATACAGTTATATTTTGAGCAAGACATAACAGATTTAATTGATTCATTCATGTCTCAAATTTATGATAAAAATATTCTTCCAGATAAAATTATTGTTGATAATGAAGTAGAACTGTTTGATTTAAATGAAAAATATAAATCTATATCAACACATCCGATAAAAGAAGATGAAAAAATAATTTATAAATTAGCAACTGAAAATGCACAAGAGGCAATTAGGAAATCTAAAATATCAACAACAATAAATATAGGTAATGAAAATGAATTATTGTTAGAGCTGCAAGAAAAAGCAAATTTACAAAAAGAACCGTACAGACTTGAGATGTTTGACATTTCAAATATAGGTAATGAATTTATTGTTGGAAGTTGTGTTGTTTATATTAATGGAAAACCAGCAAGAAATGAATTTAGAAAATATAATATTGAAAGTAAATTTACATCAGATTATGATAGATTAAAAGAAATGTTATATAGAAGGTTTCAAAAAGCACTAATTGAAAAAAGAATGTTACCAGATTTAATAATAATGGACGGTGGTATCATTCAAATTCATGCTGCTAAAGAAATAATAAATGCTTTAGGACTATCAGAAATACAAGTAATAGGTTTAGTTAAAGATGAACATCATAATACATCTTTTTTAATTGATACTAATGAAGAACAAGTAATCATTAAGGATAAACCAAAATTGTTTAACTGATTAAGTAGCATTCAAGTTAGGGTAGATGAATATGCTAAGTCAGGGTTTAGAAAAAAACAAAATAATTCTTTCTTAAAATCTGATTTAGAACAAATTGAGGGATTAGGTAAAAAAAGAATACAAGATCTTTTCAAAAAGTTCAATACAATAAATGAAATTGAAAGTGCCGACCAAGAAGAACTCTTCAAAATTTTAAAAAATAAGAAAGCTTTAGACAACCTGAACATATATTTAAAGAACAGAAAATAG
- the rsmI gene encoding 16S rRNA (cytidine(1402)-2'-O)-methyltransferase: protein MRNQSTFKNDKPTIYLVGTPIGNLEDISFRALETLKKVSVICCEDTRTSQTFLKKYEINKKLISLHKYNESERIEEIIKILDDKNDVAIISDAGCPAISDPGANFIKEILNIYDCNVTSVNVGPAYIHAIVASGYTAKENYFHGFLENKSDKSKVDELKDMLNKNSKSIISFYESVHRIKDTISKMSEILNSNQSVLIGRELTKLNEQYIQGEIEVVNNFVQSEEFILKGEIVIVVDTQKQQVDAINDNEIILLVEEEIKQGYKLKQACDIVGAKINKSKNEVYQIFIKK from the coding sequence ATGAGAAATCAATCAACATTTAAAAATGATAAACCTACAATATATTTAGTTGGTACACCAATTGGTAATTTAGAAGATATAAGTTTTAGAGCATTAGAAACACTTAAAAAAGTTTCAGTTATTTGTTGTGAAGACACCAGAACAAGTCAAACATTTTTAAAAAAATATGAGATTAATAAAAAACTTATTTCTCTTCATAAATATAATGAATCTGAAAGGATTGAAGAAATAATAAAAATTTTAGATGATAAAAATGATGTAGCTATAATTAGTGATGCTGGTTGCCCAGCTATAAGTGATCCGGGCGCAAACTTTATTAAAGAAATTTTAAATATTTATGATTGTAATGTTACAAGCGTTAATGTTGGTCCTGCGTATATCCACGCAATTGTGGCAAGTGGATACACAGCTAAAGAAAACTATTTTCATGGCTTTTTAGAAAATAAAAGTGATAAATCTAAAGTTGATGAACTTAAAGATATGTTAAACAAAAATTCAAAGTCAATAATAAGTTTTTATGAATCAGTTCATAGAATTAAAGATACAATTTCAAAAATGAGTGAAATTTTAAATTCAAATCAAAGTGTTTTAATAGGTAGAGAACTTACAAAACTAAATGAACAATATATCCAAGGAGAAATTGAAGTTGTTAATAATTTTGTACAAAGCGAAGAATTTATTTTAAAAGGTGAAATTGTCATTGTAGTAGATACTCAAAAACAACAAGTAGATGCAATTAATGATAATGAAATAATTTTGCTTGTTGAAGAAGAAATAAAACAAGGTTATAAGTTGAAACAAGCTTGTGATATCGTTGGTGCAAAGATTAATAAATCTAAAAATGAGGTTTATCAAATATTTATTAAAAAGTAG
- the rpiB gene encoding ribose 5-phosphate isomerase B has protein sequence MNKIYIANDHTAIEMKNAIKNHLEKKGYEVIDLGNNDGNSCNYANIGITLAEAVVADENNKGIALCGTGIGISIAANKVKGARAGLVYEVQTAELTRQHNNANILATGARLIAVDKALLLVDTFLNTEFEGGRHQERVGTLDEYNK, from the coding sequence ATGAATAAGATATATATAGCAAACGATCATACAGCGATTGAAATGAAAAACGCTATTAAAAATCATTTAGAGAAAAAAGGTTATGAAGTTATTGATTTAGGTAACAATGATGGTAATTCATGTAACTATGCAAATATTGGAATTACTTTAGCAGAAGCTGTTGTTGCGGATGAAAATAATAAAGGTATTGCTTTATGTGGTACAGGAATTGGAATAAGCATTGCAGCAAATAAAGTTAAAGGTGCTAGAGCTGGACTTGTGTATGAAGTTCAAACTGCTGAATTAACAAGACAACATAATAATGCAAATATATTAGCTACTGGTGCTAGATTAATTGCTGTTGATAAAGCACTTTTATTAGTAGACACTTTCTTAAATACTGAATTTGAAGGTGGAAGACATCAAGAAAGAGTAGGAACATTAGATGAGTACAATAAATAA
- a CDS encoding DNA translocase FtsK, whose protein sequence is MEKNKDEKFLANYEWNEEKTAAFVTTKQKRRNDSISWMVTGLVILFITVFSLGRITVIGQFLDDVFFNFIFGWFKYFIYIVLFIVDLCIFSGIRFKFKKRFLFMVISSFILLCWLISLILFTQIIASKNENLNKLWQANFFAQMFNVYAKEWVDHSIFSGQYYKEVIDYFLKTGSDGYFNLYSGGGITGTLMVGITSYLSIVGSYILLVFLMFINGMWIFTGDPIFLFKPKAKRKGKALRILTLKSKRNPNSKRPVAVQNEIHAEPKNEKNGWESINVFGNMSFDEEQEIKTSDLTIQMPSYVKKEDKELLDKIYQEQQLECSLPEEVLDSNYIEQNMPNENDLSAVVEEQQLDPHRPRFVSRRVSENNQVERVVKNPDLRPITQNNEMIVKSENILNSNEELKVEEIKDTTIDGDDTFFDAIYEEQETKKVSETLEALEALNKYEEKYDLKEESPLQKEVETPIISALEEPIIQAPLIEEPVVEEPQIIINKNYKLPPVDVLAVMEKDYNKERANKENAALKALAIDETFKQFGVKAKVINSIIGPSVMKFEIQAEPGVKVNSITNLENDLKLALATQNMRLEAPIPGKNLIGIELANASSEMVSMREIIESIPKEQENEKLLFVLGKNVLGEPLTAQLNKMPHLLVAGSTGSGKSVMINALICSILLRAKPNEVKFLMIDPKKVELSVYSRVPHMLAPVISDMKQAANALKMVVAEMERRYELFMSLGVRNIDGYNRKVTGSKKMPFQVIIIDELADLMMTGDRKQVEESIMRITQMARAAGIHLIVATQRPSTDVITGTIKTNIPTRIAFAVTTGIDSRTILDSTGAENLLGRGDMLFMPPGGGDLMRAQGAYLSDEEIEEIVDFTIAQQQAVYADEFDQDNLKTVGSTDELYSLVKEFVIEKQDASSSSIKGKFRIADARATNILNQLEDEGVVGPKNGSRPREVLVKK, encoded by the coding sequence ATGGAAAAAAATAAAGATGAAAAGTTTTTAGCTAATTACGAATGAAATGAAGAAAAAACTGCCGCATTTGTGACGACTAAGCAAAAAAGAAGAAATGACTCTATATCATGAATGGTTACAGGATTAGTTATCTTGTTTATTACTGTATTCTCATTAGGGAGAATTACTGTTATAGGTCAATTCTTAGATGACGTTTTCTTTAATTTTATTTTTGGTTGATTCAAATACTTTATTTACATAGTACTATTTATAGTAGATCTATGTATATTTTCGGGTATAAGATTTAAATTCAAAAAGAGATTTTTATTCATGGTTATATCATCTTTTATCTTATTGTGTTGATTAATATCTCTAATACTTTTTACACAAATAATAGCTTCAAAAAATGAAAATTTAAATAAATTGTGACAAGCCAATTTCTTTGCACAAATGTTCAACGTATATGCAAAAGAATGAGTTGATCATTCAATATTTTCAGGACAATACTATAAAGAAGTGATTGATTACTTCTTAAAAACAGGTTCAGATGGATATTTCAACTTATATAGTGGTGGTGGTATAACTGGCACTTTAATGGTAGGCATAACATCATATTTATCAATAGTAGGTTCATATATTTTATTAGTATTCTTAATGTTCATTAATGGAATGTGAATCTTTACAGGAGATCCAATTTTCTTATTCAAACCAAAAGCAAAAAGAAAAGGGAAAGCTTTAAGAATATTAACTTTAAAATCAAAAAGAAATCCTAATTCTAAAAGACCAGTTGCTGTTCAAAACGAAATTCATGCAGAACCAAAAAACGAAAAAAATGGATGAGAATCAATTAATGTATTTGGTAATATGTCATTTGATGAAGAACAGGAAATTAAAACTAGTGATTTAACTATTCAAATGCCTTCTTATGTAAAAAAAGAAGACAAAGAACTATTGGATAAAATTTATCAAGAACAACAATTAGAATGCTCTTTACCAGAAGAAGTTTTAGACTCAAATTATATTGAACAAAATATGCCTAATGAAAATGATTTAAGTGCTGTTGTTGAAGAACAACAATTAGATCCTCACAGACCTCGCTTTGTTTCAAGAAGAGTTTCAGAAAATAATCAAGTTGAAAGAGTTGTTAAAAATCCTGATTTAAGACCTATCACTCAAAATAATGAGATGATTGTAAAATCAGAAAACATTTTAAATAGTAATGAAGAATTAAAAGTAGAAGAAATCAAAGATACAACTATTGATGGTGATGATACTTTCTTTGATGCTATTTATGAAGAACAAGAAACTAAAAAAGTAAGCGAAACTTTAGAAGCTCTTGAAGCTTTAAATAAATATGAAGAAAAATACGATTTAAAAGAAGAATCACCATTACAAAAAGAAGTTGAAACACCAATCATTTCAGCTCTTGAAGAACCTATTATTCAAGCGCCTCTTATTGAAGAACCTGTTGTTGAAGAGCCACAAATTATAATAAATAAAAATTATAAACTTCCTCCAGTTGATGTTTTAGCTGTTATGGAAAAAGACTACAACAAAGAAAGAGCAAACAAAGAAAACGCTGCTTTAAAAGCTCTAGCAATTGATGAGACTTTTAAACAATTTGGAGTTAAAGCAAAAGTTATTAATTCAATTATAGGACCAAGTGTTATGAAATTTGAAATTCAAGCAGAACCAGGTGTAAAAGTTAATAGTATAACAAACCTAGAAAATGATTTAAAATTAGCTTTAGCAACTCAAAACATGCGTTTAGAAGCACCGATACCTGGTAAAAATTTAATTGGTATTGAATTAGCTAATGCAAGTTCTGAAATGGTTTCAATGAGAGAAATTATTGAATCAATACCAAAAGAACAAGAAAATGAAAAATTACTTTTTGTTTTAGGAAAAAATGTTTTAGGTGAACCTTTAACTGCTCAATTAAATAAAATGCCTCACTTACTTGTTGCTGGTTCAACAGGAAGTGGTAAATCAGTTATGATTAATGCATTAATTTGTTCAATTCTTTTAAGAGCAAAACCAAATGAAGTTAAATTCTTGATGATAGACCCTAAAAAAGTTGAACTTTCAGTTTATTCAAGAGTGCCTCATATGTTAGCCCCAGTTATTTCAGATATGAAACAAGCTGCTAATGCATTGAAAATGGTTGTTGCTGAAATGGAAAGACGTTATGAACTATTTATGAGCCTAGGTGTTAGAAACATTGATGGTTACAACAGAAAAGTAACAGGTTCTAAAAAAATGCCATTCCAAGTTATTATTATTGATGAACTTGCAGATTTAATGATGACTGGTGATAGAAAACAAGTTGAAGAATCAATTATGAGAATTACTCAAATGGCACGTGCTGCAGGTATTCACTTAATTGTTGCAACTCAAAGACCATCAACAGATGTTATTACAGGAACAATTAAAACTAATATACCAACAAGAATTGCATTCGCTGTTACAACTGGAATTGACTCAAGAACAATTTTAGATTCAACTGGAGCCGAAAACCTTTTAGGTAGAGGAGATATGTTATTTATGCCACCTGGTGGAGGAGATCTTATGAGAGCTCAAGGTGCTTATTTAAGTGATGAAGAAATCGAAGAAATAGTAGACTTTACAATTGCTCAACAACAAGCAGTATATGCTGATGAATTTGATCAAGATAATCTAAAAACAGTTGGTTCTACTGATGAATTATATTCATTAGTTAAAGAATTTGTAATTGAAAAACAAGACGCATCTTCATCATCTATTAAAGGTAAATTTAGAATTGCTGATGCTAGAGCAACAAATATTCTAAACCAATTAGAAGATGAAGGGGTTGTTGGGCCTAAAAATGGTTCAAGACCAAGAGAAGTATTAGTTAAAAAATAA
- the oppA gene encoding oligopeptide ABC transporter substrate-binding protein OppA gives MKKLLSIIAAGTLVTTAGSTLVSCGMSTTKLMARKVNTKEYKGFMTAALNTWSPGSTMQNSDSIILENLYDGLLTPNAHGEIEGQMADWWGHNAKGTEYYFHLRDEEKTSEDGRKTGIPKWTAVRNGEIKSTQNVSTMDFYNAFRFTFNPNSSADGAAPTNGLFKNGTALEGILSTISEYDATVLGGANFSRTTAQGGEQNIGSEYISTRNFDIIVMLINLWTATPEGQTIINKLADAKLNPILDVNGNPTGKYDRTPEFDNLIAEMKKYQGETAFQKLISDSSQNGGMMAISLSSEGLGTAASSKGTYDTRTEQMYNIRYTLENASTSFFTSAAGYGSLKPLPDYAVSYSDNQNRSWYNFSKRYQPSLNEMWFSGAYYVQSYKASSNTILLKNPNYYQADRTYIEKLIFTLTRSQSVDSNRLWFEGGDASEVAISPNDASGWKKYVGDDYNSEEQKFAFEGTHATSTVPSQYTFTTFYNYGRLTNDGEDISKSSRALAQKSVRLYLNYFMQRTQYPAYVAGKLDNDKNTKESLAWDGGEGKNVKTRSSTLLRNTFTIPKLATNATESENGKVNGIPVEDYTIQNIGTDYNEMYGTKNTQLESSASSVEEETSTNASRLKTLEDNITVPYDKELLENFYNEQFGSLIDGNDAFYQNDLMALGMFLDSEGKVIDGLQTDLNNFANLAYTSIVDRSKNSKELDQNNEKAKAKILGDVVRKDLRSKQILTSDTDSISLEWLLNGALRLTLNPRVEYLVDQFNATVGGSSPITLKTKTSNDVSDYLNLSKIGDFDIYVSGWGPDYTDPYNFLHTLIWGGEYGVYTNIGNVLESDSSAKTESVKDENPNEPNLKIKDSFKQYEKDYAEINQSITKYTGVVETAKGQGDFTERLKTLSKAETYALYDVALTTPLYNRTPMKTIQLSYLDPFTRSSFIAGSSNLRLFGVKMIESLWDKDAFLAAQTQFEKGSSNEVEEYKKLYVYDRNSDGEVIATPRNK, from the coding sequence ATGAAAAAATTACTTAGTATAATTGCTGCTGGGACTTTAGTTACAACAGCCGGATCAACTTTAGTTTCTTGTGGAATGTCTACAACAAAACTAATGGCAAGAAAAGTAAATACAAAAGAGTATAAAGGTTTCATGACTGCAGCTCTTAATACTTGATCACCTGGTTCAACTATGCAAAACTCAGACTCAATCATATTAGAAAACTTATATGATGGATTATTAACTCCTAATGCTCATGGTGAAATTGAAGGCCAAATGGCTGATTGATGAGGGCATAATGCAAAAGGAACTGAATATTACTTCCATTTAAGAGATGAAGAAAAAACATCAGAAGATGGAAGAAAAACTGGAATTCCAAAATGAACAGCTGTAAGAAATGGTGAAATTAAAAGCACACAAAATGTTTCTACAATGGATTTCTACAATGCATTTAGATTCACATTTAATCCAAATTCTTCAGCTGATGGAGCTGCTCCAACAAATGGTTTATTTAAAAATGGAACAGCTTTAGAAGGCATTTTATCTACTATATCTGAATATGATGCAACAGTTCTTGGAGGAGCTAACTTTAGTAGAACAACTGCTCAAGGTGGTGAACAAAATATTGGATCTGAATATATTTCAACAAGAAATTTTGACATTATTGTTATGTTAATTAATCTTTGAACAGCAACACCTGAAGGTCAGACTATAATTAATAAATTAGCTGACGCTAAACTTAATCCAATTTTAGATGTAAATGGAAATCCTACTGGTAAATATGATCGAACACCTGAATTTGATAATTTAATTGCTGAAATGAAAAAATATCAGGGTGAAACAGCATTCCAAAAATTAATTTCTGATAGTTCACAAAATGGTGGAATGATGGCTATTTCTCTTTCAAGTGAAGGATTAGGAACAGCTGCATCTTCAAAAGGAACTTATGATACTAGAACAGAACAAATGTATAATATCAGATATACTCTTGAAAATGCATCAACTTCTTTCTTTACTTCTGCGGCTGGATATGGTTCATTGAAACCATTACCAGATTATGCTGTGAGTTATTCAGATAATCAAAACAGATCATGATATAACTTTTCTAAAAGATATCAACCAAGTCTTAATGAAATGTGATTTTCAGGAGCTTATTATGTTCAATCATATAAAGCATCTTCTAATACAATTTTATTAAAAAATCCAAATTATTATCAAGCTGATAGAACATACATTGAAAAATTAATATTTACTTTAACTAGAAGTCAATCAGTTGATTCAAATAGACTTTGATTTGAAGGAGGAGATGCTTCAGAAGTAGCTATTTCTCCAAACGATGCTAGTGGTTGAAAAAAATATGTTGGTGATGATTATAATTCTGAAGAACAAAAATTTGCATTTGAAGGAACACATGCAACATCAACTGTTCCAAGTCAATATACATTCACAACATTCTACAATTATGGTAGATTGACAAATGATGGTGAAGATATTTCAAAATCATCTAGAGCTTTAGCACAAAAATCAGTTAGATTATATTTAAACTATTTTATGCAAAGAACTCAATATCCTGCTTATGTAGCTGGAAAATTAGATAATGATAAAAATACAAAAGAATCATTAGCTTGAGATGGTGGAGAAGGAAAAAATGTTAAAACTAGATCTTCAACCTTATTAAGAAATACTTTTACAATTCCAAAATTAGCAACTAATGCAACAGAATCTGAAAATGGAAAAGTTAATGGCATACCAGTTGAAGATTATACAATTCAAAATATAGGTACTGATTACAACGAAATGTATGGTACTAAAAATACTCAATTAGAATCATCTGCTTCATCTGTTGAAGAAGAAACTTCAACAAATGCCTCAAGACTTAAAACTTTAGAAGATAATATAACAGTTCCTTATGACAAAGAATTATTAGAAAATTTCTATAATGAACAATTTGGTTCACTTATTGATGGAAATGATGCTTTTTATCAAAATGATTTAATGGCTTTAGGAATGTTCCTTGATTCTGAAGGGAAAGTGATTGATGGTCTTCAAACGGACTTAAATAATTTTGCTAATTTAGCTTATACATCAATTGTTGATAGAAGTAAAAATAGTAAAGAACTTGATCAAAATAATGAAAAAGCTAAAGCAAAAATTTTAGGTGATGTTGTAAGAAAAGATCTTAGATCAAAACAAATTTTAACAAGTGATACTGATTCAATTTCACTTGAATGACTTTTAAACGGAGCATTAAGATTAACATTAAACCCGAGAGTAGAATACTTAGTTGATCAATTTAATGCAACTGTTGGAGGCTCAAGTCCGATAACTTTAAAAACTAAAACATCTAATGACGTTTCAGATTATTTAAACTTATCAAAAATTGGTGATTTTGACATATATGTTAGTGGTTGAGGACCAGATTACACGGACCCATACAACTTTTTACATACTTTAATTTGAGGTGGTGAGTATGGGGTTTATACTAATATTGGTAATGTTCTTGAAAGTGATTCAAGTGCAAAAACTGAATCAGTAAAAGATGAAAACCCAAATGAACCTAATCTAAAAATTAAAGATTCTTTCAAACAGTATGAAAAAGATTATGCTGAAATTAATCAATCAATTACTAAATATACAGGTGTAGTTGAAACAGCAAAAGGTCAAGGAGATTTTACAGAAAGATTAAAAACTTTATCAAAAGCTGAAACTTATGCCCTTTATGATGTTGCTTTGACAACTCCTCTTTACAATAGAACACCAATGAAAACTATTCAGTTATCATACTTAGATCCATTTACTAGATCTTCATTCATAGCAGGAAGTTCAAATTTAAGATTATTTGGTGTAAAAATGATTGAATCACTTTGAGATAAAGATGCTTTCTTAGCAGCTCAAACTCAATTTGAAAAAGGATCATCAAATGAAGTAGAAGAATATAAAAAACTTTATGTTTATGACCGTAATTCTGATGGAGAAGTTATTGCAACTCCTAGAAATAAATAA
- a CDS encoding rhodanese-like domain-containing protein, which produces MNNYEISKNEFYKLVDEGYIVIDVRSIGEDEMTGLSYKGSHNIPYPGVIKNAERLFPNKNEKMIIVCNYGSRSGLTAKTYRQMGYPNVFVLHGGLYELK; this is translated from the coding sequence ATGAATAATTATGAAATAAGTAAAAATGAATTTTATAAATTAGTTGACGAAGGATATATAGTTATTGATGTTCGCAGTATCGGCGAAGATGAAATGACGGGACTAAGTTACAAAGGTTCTCACAACATTCCGTATCCAGGTGTTATAAAAAATGCTGAAAGACTTTTTCCAAATAAAAATGAGAAAATGATAATTGTTTGCAACTATGGTTCAAGAAGTGGATTAACCGCAAAAACATATAGACAAATGGGTTATCCTAATGTTTTTGTTCTTCATGGTGGTCTATATGAATTAAAATAA
- a CDS encoding alpha/beta fold hydrolase, with amino-acid sequence MKERIINSLDDNKISIYIWDEVKNPKAIIQLVYGSCEHSLRYKEFAKKMNDNQIIVISSDHRGHGKTALLNNKPLGYFSKNNGWNIIISDLKQVNSFIKNQYMNLPIIMLGHSMGSFMARTYMIDYPNTVDAYVISGTAWHNKALLIFSKNIAHIRSKINGGKKPDNFIWKLSYKPLNKKFNSKKATGFEWLSNDSINKNEFILDPLTGQVFSSSAFKDMFYGLTYIQKKSNIKKIKKSTPILLISGKEDPVGNYGKMVLKTNKIFRQNNLNVKVNLYENQRHEILFDEKKSKVEKDIIVFINETLQNK; translated from the coding sequence ATGAAAGAAAGAATAATTAATTCTTTGGATGATAATAAAATAAGTATTTATATTTGAGATGAAGTCAAAAATCCTAAAGCAATTATTCAACTTGTTTATGGTAGTTGTGAACATTCTTTGCGTTATAAAGAATTTGCAAAGAAAATGAATGATAATCAAATTATAGTTATAAGTAGTGATCATAGAGGTCATGGAAAGACAGCATTACTAAACAATAAACCATTAGGATATTTTTCAAAAAATAATGGTTGAAATATAATTATTTCAGATTTAAAACAGGTTAATTCATTTATTAAAAACCAATATATGAATTTACCAATAATAATGTTAGGACATTCAATGGGAAGTTTTATGGCTAGAACATACATGATTGATTATCCAAACACAGTTGACGCATATGTAATTAGTGGTACTGCTTGACATAACAAGGCATTGTTAATTTTTTCAAAAAATATAGCTCATATAAGAAGTAAAATTAATGGTGGTAAAAAGCCAGATAATTTTATTTGAAAATTAAGCTATAAACCACTTAACAAAAAATTTAATTCTAAAAAGGCAACAGGCTTTGAATGGCTATCAAACGATTCAATTAATAAAAATGAATTTATATTAGACCCTTTAACTGGTCAAGTTTTTTCATCATCAGCATTCAAAGATATGTTTTATGGTTTAACATATATTCAAAAAAAATCAAATATTAAAAAAATCAAAAAAAGCACTCCTATTTTATTAATTTCTGGTAAAGAAGACCCAGTAGGAAACTATGGAAAAATGGTATTAAAAACAAATAAAATATTTAGGCAAAATAATTTAAATGTTAAAGTTAATCTTTATGAAAATCAAAGACATGAAATTTTATTTGATGAGAAAAAAAGTAAAGTTGAAAAAGATATTATTGTTTTCATAAATGAAACTTTACAAAATAAATAA